The proteins below come from a single Aegilops tauschii subsp. strangulata cultivar AL8/78 chromosome 6, Aet v6.0, whole genome shotgun sequence genomic window:
- the LOC141026187 gene encoding uncharacterized protein → MEKTAKKAARKADKGDKTDKALWDAYHTRIFCELCAREVEAGNRPGAFLSPRGYKNLGESWLQITKKSYVRMQFKNSWENLKTMYCQWKQLQIDASGLGWNAKLGTIDADTDWWNTHLMKHPEHAKYRNAGPPNLAEMDLMFDDRHVTGAESAIPGEIPLDKEEVTIDDESEDDDEVIKAKPKKQRKTKSCKDDFSALDEKNPFVQMYKKASDAICVTAESIKEASSSSKAHPPPSPPVAPTPPPPVGPSMNEAMEMVRDCGVEEGTPLFFSSSMLFMKPGYREMFASVETKEGRFDWLGRVHDYAM, encoded by the exons ATGGAGAAGACAGCGAAGAAGGCAGCGAGGAAGGCAGACAAGGGAGACAAGACAGACAAGGCACTTTGGGATGCATACCATACTAGGATATTTTGCGAGTTGTGTGCGAGGGAAGTTGAAGCAGGCAATAGGCCGGGGGCGTTCTTGAGTCCTAGAGGATATAAGAATTTGGGGGAGAGCTGGTTGCAGATAACTAAGAAAAGTTATGTGAGGATGCAATTCAAGAATAGTTGGGAAAATCTCAAAACTATGTATTGTCAATGGAAACAATTGCAAATTGACGCATCTGGACTTGGATGGAATGCTAAGCTAGGAACCATTGATGCTGATACTGATTGGTGGAACACTCACCTAATG AAACACCCAGAGCATGCAAAGTATAGGAATGCAGGACCACCCAACTTGGCTGAAATGGACCTCATGTTTGATGACCGTCATGTCACCGGTGCCGAGTCCGCTATCCCCGGTGAGATACCATTGGACAAGGAGGAAGTCACTATTGATGATGAATCtgaggatgatgatgaagtcATCAAAGCAAAACCAAAGAAGCAGCGCAAGACCAAGTCCTGTAAAGATGATTTTTCTGCTCTAGATGAGAAGAACCCATTTGTTCAGATGTATAAGAAGGCTAGTGATGCGATATGTGTAACGGCTGAAAGTATAAAAGAAGCATCTAGCTCCAGCAAGGCTCATCCTCCCCCTTCTCCTCCGGTTGCTCCTACCCCTCCTCCTCCGGTTGGCCCTAGTATGAATGAGGCAATGGAGATGGTTCGCGACTGTGGAGTTGAGGAAGGAACTCCTCTCTTTTTCTCTTCCAGCATGCTTTTTATGAAGCCTGGGTATAGAGAAATGTTTGCATCGGTTGAGACCAAGGAAGGAAGGTTTGATTGGCTCGGGAGAGTGCATGATTATGCTATGTAA